One Nicotiana tomentosiformis chromosome 1, ASM39032v3, whole genome shotgun sequence genomic window, TACTTCTGAGATCAGTGCTAATCTTTGTGGTAAAATAAATAAGAGGAAAGAAAGAAAGTTTCCAGCTTTACTCTtctttccttcttttcttttgcttcttgTTTTTTTGTTATCTTGTTTGTAGTTTGCTGTTGTAACTAAAGCTTTCAGCTTTCTTTATAGAGAAATACAACTACCTTATTTTCTTTCAACTTAGGGAACCCTATGAAAACCTCTCCTTTTTTCATCTTCCCCCGCGGGAGATTTCCACTTTTCTCTTaacactttcttttccttttttcttggtTGTTTTATGCAGGAAGACTAAGAGAAAAAGAGCAGCTTAAATCCTGTTAAGAAACAGCTGGTATAGTTGCTAGTTGGTGGTGGAAAAAGAAAGGATCTTTTTCTTGAGTCTTTAGTTGAAGAAAGACAAAAAGAAAACAGGAAAAGTTTGAGGGTTGGAGTTGAATCTACTACCAACCCTAAAAGAGACTGATAATTATGGATGCATATGAAGCTACAAAAATAGTTTACCAAAGGATTCAAAATTTGGATCCTGAAAATGCCTCAAAAGTTATGGGGATTCTTCTGATACAAGACCATGGTGAGAAAGAAATGATCAGATTAGCTTTTGGTCCAGAAGCTTTAGTTCACTCAGTCATTCTTAAAGCAAGAAAAGAACTTGGCCTTGCCTCAAACTCACCTTCTTCTACACCTTCAACTCCTTCTTCACCTTCACCTTTTAGTGGTGTTTTTTCAAGGCAGAATTCTTCTGGTGGAAGGATTCTTGGTGGTATAAACCTTCCTTCACCTCTTAGCATAACTAGTAACAACCAGTCTTCAACTGTTTCAGCTTCTTGGAGTACTACTACTCCTAGCTTCTCTGACTTCCAAGAAACTGATCTAGTTAGTCCTAGTGCTTCCACCAATGGAATCAGCAACTCCACTATGAATTCCTCTGCTCCACCCTTTTATTGCAGTGGAGAAATGGATTTGATAGATGAGTTTCAACTACAGGACCAACTTTCTTTCTTGAATGATGGGTCACCAACCTTGGGTCCTAAAAATCCTGATGTTTATTACCCACACCAACAGCAGCAGCAGCAAGATTTAGCCTCAAGTCCAAGTGGGGATTTCTCTTCATACAACTGGGGTAGCAACTCAGTCAACGGCCTATCCCATAGGAGGAGTTGCTCTGTGAGTGATATTTCTTTAGGTGGTGATGACCAAAGTGGCGGATTTGGTTGGAAACCTTGTCTGTATTTTGCTAGAGGGTATTGTAAGAATGGAAGTAGCTGTAGGTTCCTACATGGTGCTGGAGAGGTGGTTTCTGAAGTTGTGGGGTCACCAAGCAAGTTTGAGATGATGGAGCAGCATTGTCAACAACTTCTCAGATCTAAGTCAACAGCTCAGCAGCAAAGACTAACCACTGCTTCTCAGCTCATGGCTTCTTCTAACTTCCCTTTCTCTCCTGTGGCTGCTAACAAATGCATGAACTTTCTTCAGCATCAACAGTTGCAGCAGTCTGCTGAGAGTCCCAGGTTTGAAAACAAAACCCCTTTCTTTTTTTCTGTGTTTGAATTGGAACTTTAGACTGATACTTGGCTGGAAATTTCTACAGAGCAGCTGCTGCTGCTGCATTGATGATGGGTGATGACATGCATAAGTTGAACAGAATTCGTTTTGAAAGAGGGGATTTTGGGTTGAATGGTGGAGCTGGGATAGCTAATCCAGGTTCAAGGCAAATTTACTTGACTTTTCCAGCTGACAGTACTTTCAAAGAAGAGGATGTTTCCAATTATTTCAGGTATAATTGCTTAATTCAATGAATTAAGCTTGGCCCTTATTGAAAGTTCTGGTTTCTTAATTCATGTTATTCTTTCCTTTTCTAGCACTTATGGGCCTGTTCAGGATGTGAGGATTCCATACCAGCAAAAGCGGATGTTTGGTTTTGTTACATTTGTTTTTCCAGATACTGTGAAGACCATTCTTGCCAAAGGAAATCCTCATTTTGTATGTGATGCTAGGGTACTTGTCAAGCCATACAAAGAAAAGGGCAAAGTCCCAGAAAAGTTTAGGTATTAATCCTTCAGTTACAGGTATGCAGTTTATATTGATCCTTGTattctttatattaatatttctcTTTCTTGGTGTTATTAATCATCAGGAAGCAACAGCAGCAGATGGAGAGAGGAGAATTTACTGGATGTGGTAGTCCTACTGGCCTAGACTCCAGAGATCCATTTGATATTCAGCTTGGTATGTATCAACATTAGCGATTgatttctggtgttctttttTCAGTAGACTGTGATGGCTCCCCAAAAGTTTTAACCTTTAAATGCTAATTTCATTTACTTATTTTGGTCAACTTATTTTTTTTATAGGTGCAAGGATGTTTTACAATAGTCAAGACATGATGTTGAGGAGAAAATTGGAAGAACAAGCTGATCTGCAACAAGCAATTGAGCTCCAAAGCAGGAGACTGATGAATTTACAGCTTCTTGATGTCAAGAGGAGCAACCATCACCGTGCCCTTTCATTGGGAGCTGTTATCCCGTCCCCACCTCACTCTCCAGGCTTCTTCAATCAAAACTTTGTTCATTCCCCCAACCTTAGCAGCCGAGAAGCCGTAGAAGGTATAATATCTTGATTTTTGCTTGAATAGAGTGAAAGAATATAGAAATATAGATGTTGCCGATACATATGTTACAAGTTCGAACACTTTGCATTTAAGCGGAGAAGGGTAAAGAGGCGGTCCCATTATCCACCAAATTCGGACCGTTGCGAGCTAGCCCTTGGAGAATTTTCGGTTACTAATAAAAGGATAGATGGAAATGGAAGCTTAGTTGATTGAATAATTATGGAAATGGGGTTTTTAGCCTAAGATTTCAGAATGAAGATATTGATATTTGATGTTTATTTTGTTTCAGAGAATGGTTTTGCTCCAAAAATGGCCAATTTTGCTGCTTTTTCCCCAGAAGAAAAGAACCCAAATCTCACTGCAAAGGACAGGGACTGCTACACATCTAAAGATGAAAATAGCAATGGCAAAGAAAGTTCCAAGAACGAAGAAAATGATTTTCAAGAAAGGTAATGGTTGTTGTCTTATTACTATTAGAAATTGGCCAAAGCTAGTATTTATTACTTTTGGATACATCTCTGTTAATGGACTTTGGTAAATTTCTCAATTTGATTAACTGCATTTCCTTCTGTTGTCTGGTTCTGATTCAAGCAAATTTACCAATAAATGATTGGTTTCAGCAGTTTGGAGCATAATCTGCCAGATAGTCCATTTGCATCACCAAAAGCTGTTGGAGAATTCATCACAACTTTCTCAAATGATGTTACTACTGGAGAAGCTGACAAAGGTGCTGGATTAAATGCATCATCATCGTCTGCTAACAATAATATGATCCCTTCTTCCTCCTTGTTTCCTGCTACTAGTGCACTAGACATCACTCCTTTCAAATCATGTTACTTCCAAATGCCTAGGTGCATTTCACTACTTCACTTTGTTTGTCCAATCTCTTCTTTATTAAGTAGTATATTTTTTAAGGGAAAATGTTCAGATTTACCCCTCTATTGTATCTTAATATAGATCCTTCCTTATTTGTTTATATATGATATGATTATTCTAAGCAAAGTCCAATAATGGACATTAATGCAGGTTCCCTTCAGGACATGGCACCATTGGAATGTAGGCCTGGACAGCTTGTTATGTTCCGTAGTGTAGCTTCCTTAGTTTAGGTAAGTGGTCACATATTTTTTTTATCCTTTGGCTAATTAATTAGTACTACCAACATCTTGGTACTTGGTTCTTTTATTGATGTTGGCTGCTTGTTTTTTGGTCTTTTGTGGTCATTTGTTTCAACaggaaggaaagaaagatgacGAATGTAACTTAAAACAAAAATACTACTGTATCAAGAACCAGCCAGCAGCCAGCCAGCAAATACATACACTACTTActcctactactactactatacaaATATGCATACATATAAAATATGATGTGTGACAGCCATTTCCCATCTCTGGGTTGTAATGTTTTAAGATCTTTTTTTCATATCTTTCTGATAGTTGAGGCTGGACCACAGgttaaaagaaaaacaaaaaggaaaattaGCCATAGGTGAAAAGAAAAATCCAAAGCATCAACTTTTGGGACTGTAATTTTCTTCCTCTTTCCCTCAATATTCTTGGGTATTAGTGTGACATCCCAAAGGTTTAGTGTTTCTTTTTTCAAGTTTTATGTTGTAATCAGTTGTACAGAAGATGCAGCAAGCAGAAGGGCAGAAGACTAATCAAGGCATCAAGTGAAGGTAAATTCAAGAAAATGCCATATAAGTAAATTTGAAATACTCACTTAGTAGGCAAAGGAAAAGTGTTTTGTTGTAACTTTGTACTGTATCCTTCAATGGGGTTTAATACTAATATGTTTTAGCAtatagttttatttttattagtatGATAAGGAGTAGTAGCAGGCGCTTTTTAGGTACAAAAATGAAATGGTAGTGTCTCTACCATATGTAGCAGCTAccctttttttaattttatttcaaCCTTTTGTTGTAATTTGATAAGCATTAGATAGTATCAATCAAGATGTAAACAGACAGAAAAAAGGAGGAAAATTGAGGAAGTTTCATTTCATGTATTAGCTTGATTGGTGTCTCTTTCTTAATGTGTTTGCTTTTTAATAgtaatttctttttttattttataggaATTTGTCTCTTCAATGCAGTTGTCCTTTTCCCCTCTTTAATATGTTAgggggaaaagaaaagaaaggcacATGGGATGGTGCTGACACTTGATTGTGGGGCCTATTCATAAATTTATCTATTTGTCATGGTTTGTGGGTCCTATTCACCAACACCCATGTGATTGTCCATGTTCTCTCTCTTTTATGCATATTGTACAATGTGCATAATTGATTGTACCATGTTTTTAAAACTCTATTTAAAGGACAAAACACAGATATGAAAAGTAGATTTTGAAAACAACACGTATGACCAAAGAGTGAACGGTTCAGGAATCTTTTGGGGGCTGTGGCTTTTTGAATGTGTGCGCATGAAAAAGAGAGATATTTTActtttttacatattttttaaTATCTTTTTACCCTAGAAGTCAGTAAAAAAATTGAGTTTTAACGCCATTGAATAAAGTGGAATCAAGACTGACAAAGGAGGAGGATGTGCACGAGTTATAAATAATTCTACAATAAAAGTCAGTTTTGGGCACGAAAAGGTTTTAAAGGCATTGGATTTGAAAAAGCTGTTTTGGAGTTCGAAGAGTGAGCAGTGGGACACTGGTACTGTAAACCACTTTTACCTTTTTCTTTAGAGTTTAATGGTTTTGTGGACTGTATTCCAATGGCCAACATAGGGTCCTATCGTATTAAATTACATctatagaaaataaaaaatatatttgttcTGGAGGTGACAAATATTAAATAGGTTGTGAGCATGTTTAAACGGATCAAATTGACAAATCGGTTCTTTCAAATTATACGTAATCTctaatcttcaaagattttgtGGGTGAATTTGGATTGCTTTTTGACCCGTCTAGTCACTCAAATTCGGCCCAATAGTTTGATGGGTCATCTCGGATTTCAACTAAACTGGTGGAGTTAATAAACAAGTCACAATTCAACTGGTTAAACTTGGCGAGTTACTAAAGAAAAACATATTTTGCCATCTTCACATATCACCACTAATGTCTGTGGTTAGTTTTCAGGCTATTTGGAGATTCTAATGGCAAATTCTACTACTTGGCTGTCAAAAGATAAATTGGTTTTGACCTTCTCGCTTGCCTTTATTTCACTTTTAAAGCTGTTGCAAAGCGACTGTGATTGTTATCTATAACGAGAAGAAATAATTTATTCAGTTTCATCAGTGTGTATATTTGTCAGTTAACGCTCtagaaattccaattttatatctatattatattaaaaacacgaaccccttaacgaaatgtcgtttgcctttttttactcttcaaaattaaaatttatcattcaattatttttctaatatttaggaatattcatttaattaattccctagtatttaggaatagtcatttaattaactTCCTAATATCtaggactttaaaattaactaaaatttgaCTTATTAGTAAATGTTTCCTTATTTTAATTATGTAGATTAATCCCACCAAAACTTTTTTGTCTTATAAACGTGTGTAGTTAGCATTATGACTTAAGGTAGTAGTCACTTTTTTATTTTGACATTTTACTTAAACGAGTAATTAATTAAATTGACTTTATACCATTCAAACAATTTGTTTGTAAATTTCCCCTCTTTATTCATCGTATATAGACATTAGGAATGGGCATTTGATAAGGATTTCAATGTTAGGTTAATATTGATTTGTCTcctttattaaatattttatatttttagataCAAATTTTGTTCAcgatatttaaatatttatttaatattaaattttttaaatcaaCTAAAGTTTTAGTTATTAAATAAATCTTTATTTGAATTAGATAAAAAAttctaatattttaaaatttgaatCAATTAAGGTTTtactttaaataaattatttacttTTTTGAAGTTTGTACCATAATTATAATACATTCCATGTTAAATAGTTTAGcatttaggattttaaaattaattaaaattttattttttaaattttttatataatatttaaagcTACACTCAATAAGTTTTGACTTGCAAACATCATCTATAAATGTATAGAATTTACTCAATAAttgtaaaataatatataatcaataaatatttttctattgACGTATGAAGACTTGAAATAATAAGGATGAAAATAATAGAAGATGAAATATATTCTAAATGAGttattgttaattatttttctttttctttttacaaATATTCTAACCAACTAAATCcgtatttgttggaatatttgtgggaattACAAAAGTACATCAATTTGGCCTATGTCTCCTTAAATTCGCTGGTGGCCaatttcttttgttcttcttttaaCAAGTTGCTGGACCATTTTGCATATATAAAGAAAGTTTGGCCCATATTTTCTTTTAACAAGTTGTTGGTCCATTCTTTAATGAGATTTTTTCATtcatatatattatttgaaatcTTATTACGAAAAATGTCCATGTATTGGTATTACCCGACCTAAACACATTTTagttataaaaaatatacaatccACCTTAAAAGGCTCCCAATCCATTATTTGTGCCTTCATtcaagggatttagttacaccattttctttttttctctctccTCTCTCCTCTCTTCTCTCCAGATTCTCTCTTTCTCCCCATATCTCGAGTAAACGGAGTGCGTTGAATAATAACGAATTTTCCAACTTATCTGCTACTCCAATAGACTTTGCTCAAAATCCTAATTTAGGCAAAGGAATCGGGTCTTtgcttccgaggttgcctacatatccttggctataaagaaaTCAGGTCAGTGCCGTTCTGAGAaaatttggtagctgggactaccagaCACTGGTTTTaagactgttgttgttgttgttactgttacttgctgcttacatcaaaaggaaaagagaagagaactacatatgtctgcaagctaagagttacaaaatttctatctatgtgtcttgtggagtcaaatcttgattctttacctgctcgcttgtgttgaccttagattggatcttgataCTCTTTGAAGAAAAGATTATGTCTCATTCTCGATTGCTTGCTTTCCTGATCCGAATTTGAGAGGATGGATCTTGAGACGCCGAGTTGCTAACACATTATCAAAGCTGACTCCAACTACCTTGCGATCGAAAGGCTTCTTTTTTATGATGGGAATTGAAACTGCAAGCTTTAAGTCATCGCAATCAGTGCTCTACGGTTGGGGCATGCAAAGCGTTCAAAGACGAACAACACGAACAAAATTTTTTTGCCTCAGTTTGGCACTAGAAAAACTTTGTGAATTATTATATAAAGCTATAAACTATCTAATTTGTTGAAAGGGAAATAAAGACAGTAGTATAAACTAGCTATGTGAGGATATACAACCACGGGGGTAGTAACTTCTGTTGCCCAAAGGGAATATAATTAGAAGATGGTATCCAATATTACTGacaggaaatgtaactaggggtcgGCACCCTGTATTATctagaaggaatgtaaccaggggttggtgccctgtattactgaaaggaaatgtaaccaggggttgacacaccctgtattactaagaaggaatgtaacaaggggttggtaccctgtattactgaaaggagtgtaaccaggggttgacaccctgtattactaagaaggaatgtaaccagggattgataccctgtattattgaaaggaatgtaaccaggggttggtaacCTGTATTACTAAAgaggaatgtaactaggggttgggaCCATATATTACCGAAAGttgtgtaaccaggggttggtaccctgtattaccgaaaagaagtgtaactaggggttggtaccctgatcgggtccaaacctacaccactattgagtagcgaggatggtcgatgcgaTTTTACCCAACAAAGTTGGGATCGATTTCCatagggagttaattgatttagagttaggtttatatctaagtctagatatgtgtgttgttcctaattgcacttccaaacatgaaggtgttgattctacttctatttctattctattgtatgctaagattaaagctaagtacaatatttttgatgttggttttcaagtgtttaaaaggactagggtagtgatctctgcctaggtggacatctaacaggtagtaagaatctagggcaagcttgattaatttgatatcgtaatatagctatcacacccaagtactcattctatatctctcgatagtttgagtgattttgcccaatttgtctttctcaagtccaactgggtattcatgcaagttaTGTGATATTatctcaagtcgggtattactatctctaggtttaaccctttaattagcgctatcaatttcttgagttcaccccaattccttgttagcctagttttttcagacttaatccctctttctcaagaagagaccaaatCATAAAGACATGAATTAGTGTTTGCAACtactaattctataattctagcaagaactaggttaaatatcactaacccataaacattcaagccctaaaattcaagacccattaaatacccatactagggttgagtcacaaccctagctatgggtctagctattcataataatagaagaattcaaagataaagagaagatataatccataatactaaattgaaagatgaaaatctaatgttataaggtaaatcttgtacaaaattgcccaaaaaggaaaACCTAGCCGTCTCACTTACTCagcaaaaacataacataacctaaaattgacaaaaagatATATTTATACTACGCTGAAATTTtgggacaaaaatacccctgcaaAAGTtttgcggccgcgtaattctgaccacGGCCGCACACTTACTTTTGCGGCagcgtaattctgatcgcggtccgcGTTTCCTCACATCTGGACCTGGGTTGAACCTTGTTTCGTGGACCGTGTAATTTCCCCTGCGCTTCTCATT contains:
- the LOC104097515 gene encoding zinc finger CCCH domain-containing protein 53 isoform X3, with the translated sequence MDAYEATKIVYQRIQNLDPENASKVMGILLIQDHGEKEMIRLAFGPEALVHSVILKARKELGLASNSPSSTPSTPSSPSPFSGVFSRQNSSGGRILGGINLPSPLSITSNNQSSTVSASWSTTTPSFSDFQETDLVSPSASTNGISNSTMNSSAPPFYCSGEMDLIDEFQLQDQLSFLNDGSPTLGPKNPDVYYPHQQQQQQDLASSPSGDFSSYNWGSNSVNGLSHRRSCSVSDISLGGDDQSGGFGWKPCLYFARGYCKNGSSCRFLHGAGEVVSEVVGSPSKFEMMEQHCQQLLRSKSTAQQQRLTTASQLMASSNFPFSPVAANKCMNFLQHQQLQQSAESPRAAAAAALMMGDDMHKLNRIRFERGDFGLNGGAGIANPGSRQIYLTFPADSTFKEEDVSNYFSTYGPVQDVRIPYQQKRMFGFVTFVFPDTVKTILAKGNPHFVCDARVLVKPYKEKGKVPEKFRKQQQQMERGEFTGCGSPTGLDSRDPFDIQLGARMFYNSQDMMLRRKLEEQADLQQAIELQSRRLMNLQLLDVKRSNHHRALSLGAVIPSPPHSPGFFNQNFVHSPNLSSREAVEENGFAPKMANFAAFSPEEKNPNLTAKDRDCYTSKDENSNGKESSKNEENDFQESSLEHNLPDSPFASPKAVGEFITTFSNDVTTGEADKGSLQDMAPLECRPGQLVMFRSVASLV
- the LOC104097515 gene encoding zinc finger CCCH domain-containing protein 53 isoform X4, translating into MDAYEATKIVYQRIQNLDPENASKVMGILLIQDHGEKEMIRLAFGPEALVHSVILKARKELGLASNSPSSTPSTPSSPSPFSGVFSRQNSSGGRILGGINLPSPLSITSNNQSSTVSASWSTTTPSFSDFQETDLVSPSASTNGISNSTMNSSAPPFYCSGEMDLIDEFQLQDQLSFLNDGSPTLGPKNPDVYYPHQQQQQQDLASSPSGDFSSYNWGSNSVNGLSHRRSCSVSDISLGGDDQSGGFGWKPCLYFARGYCKNGSSCRFLHGAGEVVSEVVGSPSKFEMMEQHCQQLLRSKSTAQQQRLTTASQLMASSNFPFSPVAANKCMNFLQHQQLQQSAESPRAAAAAALMMGDDMHKLNRIRFERGDFGLNGGAGIANPGSRQIYLTFPADSTFKEEDVSNYFSTYGPVQDVRIPYQQKRMFGFVTFVFPDTVKTILAKGNPHFVCDARVLVKPYKEKGKVPEKFRKQQQQMERGEFTGCGSPTGLDSRDPFDIQLGARMFYNSQDMMLRRKLEEQADLQQAIELQSRRLMNLQLLDVKRSNHHRALSLGAVIPSPPHSPGFFNQNFVHSPNLSSREAVEENGFAPKMANFAAFSPEEKNPNLTAKDRDCYTSKDENSNGKESSKNEENDFQESLEHNLPDSPFASPKAVGEFITTFSNDVTTGEADKGSLQDMAPLECRPGQLVMFRSVASLV
- the LOC104097515 gene encoding zinc finger CCCH domain-containing protein 53 isoform X2, yielding MDAYEATKIVYQRIQNLDPENASKVMGILLIQDHGEKEMIRLAFGPEALVHSVILKARKELGLASNSPSSTPSTPSSPSPFSGVFSRQNSSGGRILGGINLPSPLSITSNNQSSTVSASWSTTTPSFSDFQETDLVSPSASTNGISNSTMNSSAPPFYCSGEMDLIDEFQLQDQLSFLNDGSPTLGPKNPDVYYPHQQQQQQDLASSPSGDFSSYNWGSNSVNGLSHRRSCSVSDISLGGDDQSGGFGWKPCLYFARGYCKNGSSCRFLHGAGEVVSEVVGSPSKFEMMEQHCQQLLRSKSTAQQQRLTTASQLMASSNFPFSPVAANKCMNFLQHQQLQQSAESPRAAAAAALMMGDDMHKLNRIRFERGDFGLNGGAGIANPGSRQIYLTFPADSTFKEEDVSNYFSTYGPVQDVRIPYQQKRMFGFVTFVFPDTVKTILAKGNPHFVCDARVLVKPYKEKGKVPEKFRKQQQQMERGEFTGCGSPTGLDSRDPFDIQLGARMFYNSQDMMLRRKLEEQADLQQAIELQSRRLMNLQLLDVKRSNHHRALSLGAVIPSPPHSPGFFNQNFVHSPNLSSREAVEENGFAPKMANFAAFSPEEKNPNLTAKDRDCYTSKDENSNGKESSKNEENDFQESLEHNLPDSPFASPKAVGEFITTFSNDVTTGEADKGAGLNASSSSANNNMIPSSSLFPATSALDITPFKSCYFQMPRFPSGHGTIGM
- the LOC104097515 gene encoding zinc finger CCCH domain-containing protein 53 isoform X1, whose protein sequence is MDAYEATKIVYQRIQNLDPENASKVMGILLIQDHGEKEMIRLAFGPEALVHSVILKARKELGLASNSPSSTPSTPSSPSPFSGVFSRQNSSGGRILGGINLPSPLSITSNNQSSTVSASWSTTTPSFSDFQETDLVSPSASTNGISNSTMNSSAPPFYCSGEMDLIDEFQLQDQLSFLNDGSPTLGPKNPDVYYPHQQQQQQDLASSPSGDFSSYNWGSNSVNGLSHRRSCSVSDISLGGDDQSGGFGWKPCLYFARGYCKNGSSCRFLHGAGEVVSEVVGSPSKFEMMEQHCQQLLRSKSTAQQQRLTTASQLMASSNFPFSPVAANKCMNFLQHQQLQQSAESPRAAAAAALMMGDDMHKLNRIRFERGDFGLNGGAGIANPGSRQIYLTFPADSTFKEEDVSNYFSTYGPVQDVRIPYQQKRMFGFVTFVFPDTVKTILAKGNPHFVCDARVLVKPYKEKGKVPEKFRKQQQQMERGEFTGCGSPTGLDSRDPFDIQLGARMFYNSQDMMLRRKLEEQADLQQAIELQSRRLMNLQLLDVKRSNHHRALSLGAVIPSPPHSPGFFNQNFVHSPNLSSREAVEENGFAPKMANFAAFSPEEKNPNLTAKDRDCYTSKDENSNGKESSKNEENDFQESSLEHNLPDSPFASPKAVGEFITTFSNDVTTGEADKGAGLNASSSSANNNMIPSSSLFPATSALDITPFKSCYFQMPRFPSGHGTIGM